Genomic segment of Terriglobales bacterium:
TTGCCGTGCTCGTCGAGTGCAACCAGATGGAAGGTGGTCTTGCCGAGGTCGATTCCAACCGACGCAATCTGCATGTGATGATCCTCCGCTCCTGAGCTGCTGCATCATGACATCGAGGCATGACCAGCGGCGGACCATCTCATTAGTCGATTTATCATCAATCGCCGCATTACGGCAGAATCATGGCCTCGACAGCGTAACGCAGCTACAATGCAGCGAATGACCGCTGGTAGGGAAATACGCACCACCCGCTTGGTGCTCCGTCCGCTCGACCGCGCACATCTCGACCAGATGTTGCCGCTTATTTCGGCGCGCGAAATCGCCGCGACGACGCTGCGTATCCCGCACCCGTATACCCGTCAGGACGCGGAACAGTATTTCGAAGTCATGGAAGCTGAGATCGAGAAGGGCAAAATGCTACGGCTGTCAATCTTTGTTGCGTCTTCTGACGAGTACTGCGGTAGCGTCGGCCTGCACATCGAGCGGGAACATGAGCGGGCCGAGATGGGGTACTGGATCGGGGTTCCGTACTGGGGCCGTGGATACGCGAGCG
This window contains:
- a CDS encoding GNAT family N-acetyltransferase; the protein is MQRMTAGREIRTTRLVLRPLDRAHLDQMLPLISAREIAATTLRIPHPYTRQDAEQYFEVMEAEIEKGKMLRLSIFVASSDEYCGSVGLHIEREHERAEMGYWIGVPYWGRGYAS